One Vicia villosa cultivar HV-30 ecotype Madison, WI unplaced genomic scaffold, Vvil1.0 ctg.003445F_1_1, whole genome shotgun sequence DNA segment encodes these proteins:
- the LOC131641006 gene encoding uncharacterized protein LOC131641006 has translation MEQIQTDMAEIRAQIGTTMGQFLEAIQIVTRGQGDLRKPVQRPDFIVDPSGVHQKVVKPTQEAPLNQNVRNTMQVPVNEAPHRENLSVSSYDTFKFPMDEDEGKLRLLDKRLKAFEDRDCLGLDAASLCLDSLSGASLEWYTQLERTNIRTWKDLAKAFFKHYKHNSDMVPTRIHLQGLTQKVDESFREYAQRWRELAARVQPPLLERELVDMFMDTLQDPYLNRMVGCAASEFSTLVVIGERIEHGLMTGKIQNAATNFEFPEQDDEETSTISEVEERDHAYSPVQIPCYQMTEITPDQDAPQICAATISQPPVQFVQQEPVLYNQSVKYAPQQQQRYRQNHRPQGGQNQRRPRKVYEPIPMPHSQLLSHLLQNSLVELKQLGPPPFPYPEGYDPNAYCEFHSGAPGHLIEGCNVFKGTVQNLIDSKAICFTPNGLRIN, from the exons ATGGAACAAATTCAGACAGACATGGCAGAGATTAGGGCTCAGATAGGGACTACTATGGGTCaatttttggaagctatccaAATCGTTACCCGTGGACAAGGAGATTTAAGAAAGCCTGTTCAGAGGCCGGATTTTATTGTTGATCCAAGCGGCGTTCATCAAAAAGTCGTCAAACCTACCCAAGAGGCCCCTTTGAATCAGAATGTTAGAAACACTATGCAAGTTCCCGTCAACGAGGCTCCACACCGTGAAAATCTTTCTGTTTCGTCATATGATACTTTTAAGTTTCCAATGGATGAAGATGAGGGTAAGCTCCGTCTTTTGGATAAGAGATTGAAAGCGTTTGAGGATCGTGATTGCCTTGGATTGGATGCTGCTAGTTTATGCctg GATAGTCTTAGTGGGGCATCTCTTGAATGGTATACCCAACTTGAAAGGACCAACATCCGAACTTGGAAAGATCTAGCCAAAGCCTTTTTCAAGCATTACAAACATAACAGTGATATGGTTCCTACCAGAATTCATCTTCAgggtttgactcagaaggttgacGAATCCTTTAGAGAGTACGCACAAAGATGGAGGGAGCTAGCTGCTAGAGTTCAACCTCCCCTTTTGGAACGAgaacttgtagacatgttcatggacaCTTTACAAGACCCCTATCTGAATCGGATGGTTGGATGTGCCGCTTCTGAATTCTCAACTTTGGTTGTcataggagaaagaattgagcaCGGTCTTATGACTGGCAAGATTCAGAACGCTGCTACTAATTTTGAATTCCCAgaacaagatgatgaagaaacAAGTACAATTTCCGAAGTTGAAGAGAGAGATCATGCTTATTCTCCAGTTCAGATCCCTTGCTATCAAATGACAGAAATTACTCCTGATCAGGATGCCCCACAAATTTGTGCTGCGACTATTAGCCAACCACCAGTTCAATTTGTGCAACAAGAGCCTGTTCTATATAATCAATCAGTTAAGTATGCTCCGCAACAACAACAGAGATATAGACAAAATCACCGACCACAGGGTGGGCAGAATCAAAGAAGGCCAAGAAAGGTATATGAACCAATTCCAATGCCTCATAGTCAGTTGCTCTCTCATTTACTCCAAAATTCTTTAGTGGAATTAAAACAACTTGGGCCTCCTCCTTTTCCTTATCCTGAAGGATATGATCCCAACGCCTACTGTGAGTTCCATTCAGGGGCACCTGGACATTTGATTGAAGGTTGCAACGTATTCAAAGGCACAGttcaaaacctcattgattccaagGCAATCTGCTTCACGCCAAACGGTCTGCGCATAAATTGA